A single region of the Vicia villosa cultivar HV-30 ecotype Madison, WI linkage group LG4, Vvil1.0, whole genome shotgun sequence genome encodes:
- the LOC131600157 gene encoding hypersensitive-induced response protein 1-like, producing the protein MGQALGCYHVYKGDVAIKERFGRFIEVLEPGYHWTPWFIGYQIPGVLSMSVQQHDFKCETKTKDNVFVNVIASVQYRVVADKASDAFYKLTDIREHIQSYVFYVIRASVSKLELDVVFEQKNDIAKTVQDELEKAMSTYGYEIVQTFIIDIEPDAIVKRAMNEIDASARMRLTANKKAESEKILQIKKAEGEAESMYISGLGIARQRQTIMDELSDSVLAFSENVHETSAKDVVDMVLLTQYFDTMKKIGASSKSSSVFIPHGPGAVRDIVVQIRDGLLQQNAAN; encoded by the exons ATGGGTCAAGCTTTGGGATGCTACCATGTATACAAGGGTGATGTTGCTATAAAAGAACGATTTGGGAGATTTATTGAAGTTTTAGAACCTGGATACCATTGGACACCTTGGTTTATTGGCTATCAGATACCTGGTGTATTATCGATGAGTGTGCAGCAACACGATTTTAAATGCGAGACAAAAACAAAG GATAATGTCTTTGTCAACGTGATTGCATCTGTACAATACCGCGTTGTGGCTGATAAAGCGTCTGATGCCTTTTATAAGCTCACCGACATAAGGGAACATATCCAATCATATGTTTTTTATG TTATAAGAGCCAGTGTGTCGAAGTTAGAGCTGGATGTCGTCTTTGAGCAGAAGAATGATATAGCAAAGACTGTCCAAGATGAGCTTGAGAag GCGATGTCGACCTACGGTTACGAGATAGTCCAGACTTTCATTATTGATATCGAGCCTGATGCTATTGTCAAGAGAGCAATGAATGAGATCGATGCAT CTGCGAGAATGAGGTTGACTGCAAACAAGAAAGCAGAATCAGAAAAGATATTGCAGATAAAGAAAGCTGAAGGTGAAGCTGAGTCCATGTATATATCAGGACTCGGTATAGCTCGTCAACGTCAAACTATCATGGACGAACTAAGCGACAGTGTTCTTGCATTCTCTGAAAATGTACATGAAACTTCTGCTAAAGATGTCGTGGACATGGTGTTGCTAACCCAATACTTCGACACCATGAAGAAAATTGGAGCATCCTCAAAATCTTCATCCGTGTTCATACCACATGGTCCTGGTGCTGTTAGAGACATTGTTGTGCAGATTAGGGATGGACTCCTTCAGCAAAATGCTGCAAATTAA